In the Bacteroidota bacterium genome, one interval contains:
- a CDS encoding O-antigen ligase family protein: MEREIKQKINIRVKSAESKILEKKISLIALFFVVVQFLNNSIFLMMFPFLNVIIQVALYGSMGLILVSSYPKFSFQSKTALLILGTAISLTVNNVDAKYGSGIRWVLWLLLLASIGPMFSGKLLLKIRYKVLQYFLKSFVIITLLSFLYKLFGLPAIGRGNFAGLMNQSMVLGPIAAIAGIYSFYNYLSAGNKKLSLYYLVISLISGLVVVFASSRLAFAGYIAGMMFLFVKPFKFRIIYSMTIILIGLSIFSRIDDGIEKVERSIDKGLVEKGMNNSREMLWEDRIREFKENPVFGVGFSAQNDLLIKSENSLGGRIEPGSGYLMILSMTGVFGLLMFIWYFYFLFNNRKFWKEIYKSEIYKLSIFAFFAIHFIGEGYVYSAGSMMAAFFWLLVGITFPYENIKKYNIVQKRGK; encoded by the coding sequence ATGGAGAGAGAAATAAAACAAAAAATAAATATCAGGGTAAAGTCGGCTGAAAGTAAGATTCTGGAAAAAAAAATATCCTTAATTGCTTTATTTTTTGTTGTAGTTCAATTTTTAAATAACTCCATATTTCTCATGATGTTTCCATTTTTGAATGTAATTATTCAGGTTGCATTATATGGAAGTATGGGCTTAATATTAGTTTCTTCGTATCCAAAATTCTCCTTTCAGTCGAAAACGGCACTATTAATTTTAGGAACAGCAATAAGCTTAACCGTTAATAATGTTGATGCAAAATATGGCTCAGGAATACGATGGGTTTTATGGTTGTTACTATTAGCCAGTATTGGTCCAATGTTTTCCGGAAAACTATTATTAAAGATAAGATATAAGGTTTTACAATATTTTTTGAAGAGTTTTGTGATAATTACGCTTCTCTCATTTCTGTATAAGTTATTTGGCTTGCCGGCTATAGGTAGGGGGAATTTCGCAGGGTTAATGAATCAAAGTATGGTATTGGGCCCTATTGCTGCAATTGCAGGTATTTATTCTTTTTACAATTACCTTTCTGCCGGAAACAAAAAGTTAAGCTTATACTACTTAGTTATTTCCTTAATATCGGGATTAGTAGTTGTATTCGCTTCATCGCGATTGGCATTTGCAGGATATATTGCCGGAATGATGTTTTTATTTGTCAAGCCTTTTAAATTTCGGATTATTTATTCGATGACTATTATACTTATTGGACTAAGTATATTTTCGAGAATAGATGATGGTATTGAAAAAGTTGAACGTTCAATAGATAAAGGCTTAGTGGAGAAGGGGATGAATAATTCCCGGGAAATGCTGTGGGAGGATAGAATTAGGGAATTTAAAGAGAATCCGGTTTTTGGGGTGGGTTTTTCTGCTCAGAACGACTTGTTAATTAAATCCGAAAATTCATTAGGAGGAAGGATCGAACCCGGTTCAGGGTATTTAATGATATTATCTATGACAGGTGTTTTCGGGTTATTAATGTTTATTTGGTATTTCTATTTTTTATTCAATAACCGAAAGTTCTGGAAAGAGATATATAAAAGTGAAATATATAAACTATCAATCTTTGCTTTCTTTGCTATACATTTTATTGGCGAAGGGTATGTGTATTCTGCGGGTTCCATGATGGCAGCATTTTTTTGGTTATTGGTTGGAATTACCTTTCCATACGAAAACATCAAAAAGTATAACATTGTTCAAAAAAGGGGTAAGTGA
- the bshB1 gene encoding bacillithiol biosynthesis deacetylase BshB1, with amino-acid sequence MKLDILAIGAHPDDVELGAGATLAKEIEAGKKVGILDLTRGELGTRGSAEIRDVESQKSAEVLGIQVRENLLLEDGFFENTKENQLKIVEVIRKYRPEVVLINAIDDRHPDHPKASQLASASCFLSGLVKVKTYRDNKEQEKWKPKHVYSYIQWKYLDPDFVVDVSEFMDKKMQAIQQYKSQFFDPNSKEPETPISGKQFLDGLKHIASELGRVSGVKYAEGFKVERYPVVDSFFDLK; translated from the coding sequence ATGAAACTTGATATTTTAGCAATTGGTGCGCATCCCGATGATGTAGAATTAGGAGCCGGAGCAACATTGGCAAAAGAAATAGAAGCCGGAAAGAAGGTTGGGATATTAGATCTAACAAGAGGTGAATTAGGAACCAGGGGGAGTGCTGAAATTCGTGATGTAGAATCTCAGAAGTCGGCAGAAGTTTTGGGGATACAGGTAAGGGAGAATTTGTTGTTAGAGGACGGTTTTTTTGAAAACACAAAAGAAAACCAGTTAAAAATTGTTGAAGTAATTAGAAAATACAGACCTGAGGTAGTACTCATAAATGCAATAGACGACAGGCATCCCGACCATCCAAAAGCGTCGCAACTTGCATCTGCTTCCTGTTTTTTATCGGGCCTTGTTAAAGTAAAAACATATAGAGATAATAAGGAGCAGGAAAAATGGAAGCCTAAGCATGTATACAGCTATATCCAGTGGAAATATTTGGATCCTGATTTTGTTGTTGATGTTAGTGAATTTATGGATAAGAAGATGCAAGCTATTCAACAATACAAGTCTCAGTTTTTTGACCCAAATTCTAAAGAACCTGAGACACCAATTTCGGGGAAACAATTTTTAGACGGATTAAAACATATAGCCTCAGAATTAGGAAGAGTATCGGGGGTTAAATATGCGGAGGGTTTTAAAGTTGAAAGATATCCGGTGGTTGATTCATTTTTCGATTTGAAATAA